A genomic region of Bernardetia sp. ABR2-2B contains the following coding sequences:
- a CDS encoding NADP-dependent malic enzyme: MSKIRKQEALDYHFEGKPGKIEVIPTTATKTQRDLALAYSPGVAEPCKEIAKDIENVYKYTAKGNLVAVISDGTAVLGLGNLGPEASKPVMEGKGVLFKIFAGIDVFDLEVNTKNVEEFITVVKALEPTFGGINLEDIKAPECFEIEQRLKEELNIPIMHDDQHGTAIITGAALLNSLELVQKDIDKIKVVVSGAGASAISCLKIFVDLGVTRENIIVCDSKGVIRTDRENLSESKKIFATNTDAHTLEDALKGADVFMGLSTADVMSAEMLLSMAKDAIVFALANPDPEINYELAMKTRQDIIMATGRSDYNNQVNNVLGFPFIFRGALDVRATEINEQMKLAAVKALAQLAKEPVPDIVKIAYNQQTISFSRDYIIPKPLDPRLLTTVAPAVARAAMESGVAKNPIKNWEKYESELVERMGRDQSIIRRLVSMAKQDPQRVVFAEADNAKILMAAQIVKDDGIAEPILLGDKRRIKRLIEENNLELDDVTIIDPRSEDSNELIERYANTFFQKRKRRGFNNYEAQKAMRERNYFGAMMLEEGDADALISGLSRKYSDTIRPALEVVGTYKSHRKVAGIYLMITRKGPIFFADTTMIPNPTAEDLVGIAAMTSNTVKEFGLEPRVAFLSYSNFGSSDDEEPRKVRKAVEMMKEQYPHIIADGEIQANIAFNNDILKENYPFSDLADGEPNILIFPNLASANIAYKLIQEISGAEAIGPILTGMKKSVHILQLGSSVREIVNMVTISVVDAQLKRKYAVQDAKEKFM, encoded by the coding sequence ATGAGCAAAATAAGAAAACAGGAAGCCTTAGATTACCACTTCGAAGGCAAACCAGGGAAAATAGAAGTAATACCAACAACTGCCACAAAAACACAACGAGATTTGGCGTTAGCCTATTCTCCAGGGGTTGCAGAACCATGTAAAGAAATTGCAAAAGATATTGAAAATGTTTATAAATATACAGCAAAAGGAAATTTAGTTGCCGTTATTTCGGACGGAACAGCCGTTTTGGGTTTGGGAAATCTAGGACCCGAAGCCTCAAAACCTGTAATGGAAGGAAAAGGCGTTCTCTTCAAAATTTTTGCAGGAATAGATGTTTTTGATTTGGAAGTAAACACAAAAAATGTAGAAGAATTTATTACCGTCGTCAAGGCATTAGAACCTACTTTTGGAGGAATAAATCTAGAAGATATTAAAGCTCCAGAGTGTTTCGAAATCGAACAGCGTTTGAAGGAAGAACTCAATATTCCGATTATGCATGATGACCAACATGGAACAGCAATTATAACAGGTGCTGCTCTATTAAACTCATTAGAACTGGTTCAAAAAGATATTGATAAAATAAAAGTAGTCGTTTCGGGTGCAGGTGCTTCAGCTATTTCATGTCTGAAAATATTTGTTGATTTGGGCGTAACTCGTGAGAATATTATCGTTTGTGATAGTAAAGGAGTAATTCGTACAGACAGAGAAAACCTAAGCGAGAGTAAAAAAATATTTGCAACAAATACAGATGCACATACATTAGAAGATGCTCTCAAAGGTGCTGATGTTTTTATGGGACTTTCAACAGCAGATGTAATGAGTGCCGAAATGCTCTTGTCAATGGCTAAAGATGCGATTGTTTTTGCTCTTGCCAACCCAGACCCAGAGATTAATTACGAACTTGCCATGAAAACTCGTCAGGATATTATTATGGCGACTGGGCGTTCAGATTACAATAATCAAGTAAATAACGTCCTTGGTTTTCCGTTTATTTTTAGAGGTGCGTTAGATGTTCGTGCTACGGAAATCAATGAGCAAATGAAACTAGCAGCCGTAAAAGCGTTAGCACAACTTGCCAAAGAACCTGTTCCTGATATTGTCAAGATTGCTTATAATCAACAGACAATTTCATTTAGTAGAGATTATATTATCCCTAAACCATTAGACCCTCGCCTTCTCACAACAGTTGCTCCTGCCGTAGCTCGTGCAGCTATGGAAAGTGGAGTAGCCAAAAATCCGATTAAGAATTGGGAAAAATATGAAAGTGAGCTTGTGGAGAGAATGGGAAGAGACCAAAGCATCATTCGCAGGTTGGTAAGTATGGCAAAACAAGACCCTCAACGTGTTGTTTTTGCAGAAGCTGATAATGCCAAAATTTTGATGGCTGCACAGATTGTAAAAGATGACGGAATTGCAGAGCCTATTCTTTTAGGAGACAAACGTAGAATTAAAAGATTGATAGAAGAGAATAATTTAGAACTAGATGATGTTACTATCATTGACCCACGAAGTGAAGATTCGAATGAGTTGATAGAAAGATATGCAAATACATTTTTCCAAAAACGTAAGCGTAGAGGTTTTAATAATTATGAAGCTCAAAAAGCGATGCGTGAACGCAATTACTTTGGTGCAATGATGCTTGAAGAAGGAGATGCAGATGCACTTATTTCAGGTCTCTCTAGGAAATATTCAGATACGATTCGTCCTGCTTTGGAGGTTGTTGGAACATATAAAAGCCATAGAAAAGTAGCAGGTATTTATTTGATGATTACTCGTAAAGGTCCTATTTTCTTTGCAGATACAACAATGATTCCGAACCCAACAGCAGAAGATTTGGTAGGAATTGCAGCCATGACTTCCAATACAGTAAAAGAATTTGGCTTAGAACCACGAGTAGCATTTTTATCGTATTCTAATTTTGGTTCATCAGATGATGAAGAGCCAAGAAAAGTAAGAAAAGCAGTAGAGATGATGAAAGAACAATATCCTCATATTATTGCTGATGGAGAAATACAGGCAAATATTGCTTTCAATAATGATATTTTGAAAGAAAATTATCCATTCTCTGACCTTGCTGATGGAGAACCTAATATTCTGATTTTTCCAAACCTTGCCTCTGCAAATATTGCCTATAAGCTCATTCAAGAAATTAGCGGTGCAGAA
- a CDS encoding LON peptidase substrate-binding domain-containing protein yields MLPLFPLSLIVFPNEPLNLHVFEPRYRQLILDCIENKQTFGIPPFLNEKLQDYGAEVELIEIARRHPDGRMDIKTKCVGAFKVLTYSNPAPNKLYAGGEIERITHTDTATFLDKEKVITQITELWQLVKAKTDVPTETEFLSFKIAHKIGLSLEQEYELLGMTDEAERLELITKHLENIIPIIREVERTKDRIKMNGHFKNFDELNF; encoded by the coding sequence ATGTTACCTCTCTTTCCTCTTAGTTTAATCGTTTTTCCAAACGAACCCCTTAATTTACATGTCTTTGAGCCTCGTTACAGGCAACTGATTTTGGATTGTATAGAAAACAAACAAACTTTCGGCATTCCTCCCTTTTTGAATGAAAAACTGCAAGATTATGGCGCAGAAGTAGAACTTATAGAAATTGCTCGTCGTCATCCAGATGGAAGAATGGACATCAAAACAAAGTGTGTGGGTGCTTTTAAGGTTCTTACTTATTCCAATCCTGCCCCTAACAAACTCTATGCAGGAGGAGAAATTGAAAGAATTACTCATACTGATACTGCTACTTTTTTGGATAAAGAAAAAGTCATTACTCAGATAACAGAGCTTTGGCAACTCGTAAAAGCAAAAACAGACGTGCCAACAGAAACAGAATTTTTGTCTTTTAAGATTGCTCATAAAATCGGACTTTCATTAGAGCAAGAATACGAATTGCTTGGAATGACAGATGAAGCCGAACGGTTAGAGCTTATCACAAAACATTTAGAAAATATCATTCCCATTATCAGAGAAGTCGAACGGACAAAAGATAGAATAAAAATGAATGGACACTTTAAAAATTTTGATGAACTCAATTTTTGA
- a CDS encoding PDZ domain-containing protein: protein MRLILFLLVISYSFSSLVLAQSDSSSFALESKVLDRSAFVGAELGTLTNAVRVAYKMKAEKGVIIYKVFPNSAADRAGLEEKDVIIAVDSTHFSNLKELQDFIKTKGGNDTLNLFFVRNDTVRNTSLVLQFLPRESNFYFETMYDQIEIMDSSQNNNQTSLRTIFTFPRGTESESNQEITQFPLVIILNSASNESIEKELYIKHRTKKNNYKFYDWIEKLTKNGFATLRIEKKGVGDSKGNLDEWRFEDEQKSIDAALEKIKKQGSINQEKIYLVALGSSSFVALENLFQANSDSLIHKKDNTEISFQRIFIEKLPADLQKIKNQKADSLLLLFPELSFFDSTYSQKAILNLKEYNLIMNNKSIFWIESKDDILRVISRLKKEIE from the coding sequence ATGCGTCTTATACTCTTTCTTCTTGTGATAAGTTATTCTTTTTCTTCTTTAGTTTTAGCCCAATCTGACTCTTCTTCTTTTGCTTTGGAAAGCAAAGTTTTGGATAGAAGTGCTTTCGTTGGAGCAGAGCTAGGAACACTTACAAATGCTGTTCGTGTGGCTTATAAAATGAAAGCTGAAAAAGGAGTGATTATTTATAAAGTCTTTCCTAATTCGGCAGCAGACAGAGCAGGTTTAGAAGAAAAAGACGTAATCATTGCTGTTGATTCTACTCATTTTAGCAACCTAAAAGAACTTCAAGATTTTATCAAAACAAAAGGAGGAAATGATACATTGAATCTATTTTTTGTCAGAAATGATACCGTCAGAAATACGTCTTTAGTTCTTCAATTTTTGCCTAGAGAAAGTAATTTTTATTTCGAAACAATGTATGACCAAATCGAAATTATGGATTCAAGTCAAAATAATAATCAAACAAGCCTACGAACTATTTTTACTTTTCCTAGAGGAACAGAAAGTGAATCTAATCAAGAAATAACTCAATTTCCATTAGTTATTATTCTCAATTCAGCGTCTAACGAGTCTATCGAAAAAGAATTATATATAAAACATAGAACCAAAAAGAATAACTATAAATTTTATGACTGGATAGAAAAACTTACCAAAAATGGTTTTGCAACATTGAGAATAGAAAAAAAAGGAGTGGGAGATAGTAAGGGAAACCTTGATGAATGGAGGTTTGAGGACGAACAAAAAAGTATTGATGCAGCTTTAGAAAAAATAAAAAAACAGGGTTCTATCAATCAAGAAAAAATCTATTTAGTGGCTTTGGGTTCTTCGTCTTTTGTGGCTCTGGAAAATTTATTTCAAGCTAATTCAGATTCATTGATTCATAAAAAAGATAATACAGAAATTAGCTTTCAAAGGATTTTTATAGAAAAACTACCTGCTGACTTACAAAAGATCAAAAACCAAAAGGCTGATAGTTTGCTTTTGCTTTTTCCAGAGCTTTCTTTTTTTGATTCTACTTACTCCCAAAAAGCCATTTTGAATTTGAAAGAATATAATTTGATAATGAATAATAAAAGTATCTTTTGGATAGAATCTAAAGATGATATTTTGAGAGTAATATCAAGATTAAAAAAAGAAATAGAGTAG
- the accD gene encoding acetyl-CoA carboxylase, carboxyltransferase subunit beta: MSWFHRKDKNITTPTNEKRDSPNMWFKTPSGTIILKKELRDNNWVCPDDNHHLTITPTQYFEILFDEGKYTEINTNLTPLNPLNFKDTKTYEQRIGEANAKSGVNEAAQSAYGKMNGIDFMVTAMNFKYIGGSMGAVVGEKIARSADYCLENNIPLMVISQSGGARMMEAGFSLMQMAKTSAKLALLSEAKIPYISLLTNPTTGGVTASFAMLGDFNIAEPNALIGFAGPRVIRETIGKDLPKGFQTSEFVQEHGFLDFIVDRRELKKKLTSLLKMVWVNPKKETPKAVKKTTRKAKK; this comes from the coding sequence ATGTCTTGGTTTCATCGAAAAGATAAAAATATTACCACGCCTACTAATGAAAAGCGTGATTCTCCAAATATGTGGTTCAAAACACCGAGTGGAACAATTATTCTCAAAAAAGAACTACGAGATAATAATTGGGTTTGTCCAGACGATAATCATCATTTGACTATTACTCCGACACAATATTTTGAGATTTTATTTGATGAGGGCAAGTACACAGAGATAAATACAAATCTTACTCCACTTAATCCACTCAATTTTAAGGATACCAAAACCTACGAACAGCGTATTGGTGAAGCTAATGCAAAATCGGGTGTCAATGAAGCTGCTCAATCTGCTTACGGTAAGATGAACGGAATTGATTTTATGGTAACTGCTATGAATTTTAAATACATTGGAGGTTCGATGGGTGCTGTTGTGGGAGAAAAAATTGCTCGTTCGGCTGATTATTGCCTTGAAAATAATATTCCTTTGATGGTCATTTCGCAATCAGGTGGCGCACGTATGATGGAAGCTGGTTTTTCATTGATGCAAATGGCAAAAACCTCTGCTAAGTTAGCTTTGCTTTCTGAAGCCAAAATTCCTTATATCTCTCTTCTTACTAACCCAACCACAGGAGGAGTAACGGCAAGTTTTGCGATGTTAGGAGATTTTAATATTGCCGAGCCTAATGCACTTATTGGTTTTGCAGGCCCTAGAGTAATCCGTGAGACTATCGGAAAAGACCTTCCTAAAGGTTTCCAAACATCAGAGTTTGTACAAGAACACGGTTTTTTAGATTTTATTGTAGATAGAAGAGAACTCAAGAAAAAATTAACTTCACTTTTAAAAATGGTTTGGGTTAATCCGAAGAAAGAAACTCCAAAAGCTGTAAAAAAGACAACAAGAAAGGCTAAGAAGTAA
- a CDS encoding acyl-CoA dehydrogenase family protein — MNTTLENNKTHNNGTNGQYKPSEKSSITPKNVNDQFVSPDFYALDSLLTEEQKLIRDSVREFIKQDISPIIEECADKHIFPNWLVPKFGEMGCFGPSIPEEYGGGGMDYISYGLIMQEVERGDSGMRSMASVQSSLVMYPIYKFGNEEQRKKYLPKLATGEWLGCFGLTEPNHGSNPSGMLTNIKDMGDHYLLNGAKMWITNSPEADVAVVWAKNEEGRIKGVIVEKGMEGFSAPVIKDKWSLRASVTGELVFDNVKIPKENILPNKDGLGAPMMCLDSARYGISWGALGAAMDCYDTARRYAGERIQFDKPIASFQLIQKKLAEMLTEITKAQLLSWRLGSLMNEGKATTAQISMAKRNNVEIAINIAREARQILGGMGITGEYPVMRHMANLESVLTYEGTHDIHLLILGREITGIPAFA, encoded by the coding sequence ATGAACACAACACTTGAAAATAATAAAACCCATAACAACGGAACAAACGGACAATACAAACCGTCTGAAAAGTCTAGCATCACACCAAAAAATGTAAACGACCAGTTTGTTTCTCCTGATTTTTATGCTTTAGATTCACTCCTTACAGAAGAGCAAAAATTGATTCGTGATTCGGTTCGTGAATTTATCAAACAAGATATTTCCCCAATTATTGAAGAGTGTGCAGATAAGCATATTTTCCCTAATTGGTTAGTTCCTAAATTTGGCGAAATGGGCTGTTTTGGTCCTTCTATTCCAGAAGAATATGGAGGAGGAGGAATGGATTATATTTCCTATGGTTTGATTATGCAAGAAGTAGAGCGTGGCGATTCGGGTATGCGTTCGATGGCTTCTGTGCAGTCTTCGCTTGTTATGTATCCGATTTATAAGTTTGGAAATGAAGAGCAACGCAAAAAATATTTACCAAAATTAGCAACTGGCGAATGGCTAGGCTGTTTTGGTCTGACAGAACCAAATCACGGTTCGAATCCTTCTGGAATGCTTACAAATATCAAAGATATGGGCGACCATTATCTTTTGAATGGAGCTAAAATGTGGATTACAAATTCTCCTGAAGCTGATGTTGCTGTTGTTTGGGCAAAAAATGAAGAAGGACGCATAAAGGGAGTAATTGTAGAAAAAGGAATGGAAGGTTTTTCTGCGCCAGTCATTAAAGACAAATGGTCGCTTCGTGCAAGTGTAACAGGCGAACTTGTTTTTGATAATGTAAAAATCCCTAAAGAAAATATTTTACCAAATAAAGATGGTTTGGGCGCACCAATGATGTGTTTGGACTCTGCTCGTTATGGTATTTCTTGGGGTGCTTTGGGTGCTGCAATGGATTGTTATGATACAGCTCGTCGTTATGCTGGAGAGCGTATTCAGTTTGATAAGCCAATTGCTTCTTTCCAATTAATTCAGAAAAAACTAGCTGAAATGCTTACCGAAATCACTAAAGCACAGCTTCTTAGTTGGAGATTAGGTTCACTAATGAACGAAGGCAAAGCAACAACAGCACAAATTTCGATGGCAAAACGCAACAATGTAGAGATTGCTATCAATATTGCTAGAGAAGCTCGTCAGATTTTGGGTGGAATGGGAATCACAGGAGAATACCCAGTGATGCGCCACATGGCAAACCTTGAGTCTGTCTTGACTTATGAAGGAACACACGATATTCATTTGCTTATCCTAGGAAGAGAAATTACAGGTATTCCTGCTTTTGCTTAA
- a CDS encoding transglutaminase-like domain-containing protein: protein MQENNKNIGNNLDEKELKALISLLEDDDIQILEHVENKILSIGQSIIPLLEDSWTSSFNSKLQGRIENILHTLQFGILKEKLRKWYQQEQDDLLKGLWILATYQYPDLSFEELQVKIEQLYFETWVAFQNVEHPIDQVRRLNSIFFEKLSFKANVNNFHSVNNSMINQVLESKKGNPLSLATVYMLIAQKLKLPIFGVNLPNLFVLIYKSEELDFYINVFNRGVIFSKQDIDNYLKQLKLPQNEVFYAPCDNLAILRRMIHNLMQSFEHAAQGEKIPELIELLAILGEIVSNRE from the coding sequence ATGCAAGAAAACAACAAAAATATAGGAAACAACTTAGATGAAAAAGAATTAAAGGCCTTAATTTCTCTTTTAGAAGATGACGATATACAGATTTTAGAACACGTAGAAAATAAGATTTTATCTATCGGTCAATCTATTATTCCACTTTTGGAGGATTCTTGGACGAGTAGTTTTAATTCGAAATTGCAAGGGCGAATAGAAAATATTTTACATACTTTACAATTTGGTATTTTAAAGGAAAAATTACGAAAATGGTATCAACAAGAGCAAGATGATTTATTGAAAGGATTATGGATTTTGGCGACTTATCAATATCCAGATTTAAGTTTTGAGGAGCTACAAGTAAAAATAGAACAATTATATTTCGAAACGTGGGTTGCTTTTCAGAATGTAGAACATCCGATTGACCAAGTAAGAAGATTAAATAGTATTTTTTTCGAAAAATTGTCTTTCAAAGCTAATGTTAATAACTTTCATTCGGTTAATAATTCGATGATAAATCAAGTTTTAGAATCAAAAAAAGGAAATCCTCTTAGTTTAGCAACTGTTTATATGTTGATAGCTCAAAAACTAAAACTTCCTATTTTTGGAGTAAATCTTCCTAATTTATTCGTCTTGATTTATAAGAGTGAAGAGTTAGATTTTTATATAAATGTTTTTAATAGAGGTGTTATTTTTTCGAAACAAGACATTGATAATTATCTAAAACAGCTAAAATTACCTCAAAATGAAGTTTTTTATGCTCCTTGCGATAACTTAGCTATTCTTCGAAGAATGATTCATAATTTAATGCAGTCTTTCGAACACGCAGCACAAGGCGAAAAAATACCTGAATTAATAGAACTACTAGCTATTTTGGGAGAAATTGTCAGTAATAGAGAATAA
- a CDS encoding M28 family peptidase, which yields MSSPNYFQLLRYFIFLSLTLIGIGVGSLSFVSCNGTSTTEKPITNTNTVQEKPLLPVPAFNQDSAYHFIEEQVAFGARFPNSEAHQKAGDYIINKLKSFDKISVQIQNFTATSFDGKTLSGRNIMASFNPEIKKRILLAAHWDTRPFADQDDERTDEPILGANDGGSGVGILLEIARTLSVSAEQPQVGIDLIFFDLEDYGNNTQDSYCLGSQYWGRNKMPQNYTAYYGILLDMAGAKNAKFAQEGYSMQTAPSVVQNVWNMAHRIGYGGFFPFQEAPAITDDHVYVNQLAQIPMIDIIEYSTAGKGYFGAYWHTHDDNMDVIGKETLKAVGQTVTHVIYNEENKVK from the coding sequence ATGTCTTCTCCCAACTATTTTCAGTTACTCCGTTATTTTATATTTCTCTCACTAACGCTAATCGGAATTGGAGTTGGAAGTTTGAGTTTTGTTTCTTGTAATGGAACTTCCACTACTGAAAAGCCTATAACGAATACAAATACAGTTCAAGAAAAACCACTTTTGCCTGTTCCTGCCTTCAATCAAGATTCTGCTTATCATTTCATAGAAGAACAAGTAGCTTTTGGAGCACGTTTTCCAAATAGTGAAGCTCACCAAAAAGCAGGAGATTATATAATCAATAAACTCAAAAGCTTTGATAAAATAAGTGTTCAAATTCAGAACTTTACAGCTACTTCTTTTGATGGCAAAACCCTTTCTGGTCGTAATATTATGGCTTCATTCAATCCAGAAATAAAAAAACGTATTTTATTAGCTGCCCATTGGGATACTCGTCCGTTTGCAGACCAAGACGACGAACGCACAGATGAGCCTATTTTGGGGGCAAATGATGGAGGAAGTGGAGTAGGAATTTTGTTAGAGATTGCTCGTACATTATCAGTTTCAGCAGAACAACCACAAGTAGGAATTGACTTGATTTTCTTTGACTTGGAAGATTATGGAAATAATACACAAGATTCATATTGTTTGGGTTCACAATATTGGGGGAGGAACAAAATGCCTCAAAATTATACAGCTTATTATGGAATTTTGTTAGATATGGCAGGTGCAAAAAATGCAAAATTTGCTCAAGAAGGTTATTCTATGCAAACTGCGCCTTCTGTTGTACAAAATGTTTGGAATATGGCACACCGAATTGGTTATGGAGGTTTTTTTCCTTTTCAAGAAGCTCCTGCCATTACAGATGACCACGTTTATGTCAATCAATTGGCTCAAATTCCGATGATTGATATTATAGAATATTCAACAGCAGGGAAAGGTTATTTTGGTGCTTACTGGCATACTCACGATGATAATATGGATGTAATTGGAAAAGAAACGCTAAAAGCTGTCGGACAAACAGTAACACACGTGATTTATAATGAGGAAAATAAAGTGAAGTAG
- a CDS encoding SH3 domain-containing protein: protein MMQNNNTKKIKSIQFFSKGIFIFCLLVGFISIPFRSQAQNDKYLKQGDSLFNSGAYVEALLLYEHLLTKGKEFSPQMLLRMAFVEESKNNYPKALYYLNLHYRISPDKQVLRKLEELAQIHQLEGYQYTDKIYFLSLYDSYRWHIISFFGIIILGMAIWLISRVRQERTIVPPLAVGFSFVVILLLLHNFATQRTLGIIQNDYTSFVESPSAASPVLKVVKKGSRYQILDKKDSWYKVTIDNQTGYVRQHNTLIVQ from the coding sequence ATGATGCAAAACAATAACACGAAAAAAATCAAAAGTATTCAATTTTTCTCAAAAGGTATTTTTATTTTTTGTCTTTTAGTAGGATTTATTAGTATTCCTTTTAGAAGTCAAGCTCAAAATGATAAATACCTAAAGCAAGGTGATTCTTTGTTTAATTCTGGAGCTTATGTAGAAGCTCTCCTACTCTATGAACATTTATTGACTAAAGGAAAAGAGTTTAGTCCTCAAATGCTTTTGAGAATGGCTTTTGTAGAGGAAAGTAAAAATAATTATCCTAAGGCACTTTATTATCTCAATCTACATTACAGAATTAGTCCTGACAAACAAGTATTGAGAAAACTAGAAGAACTTGCTCAAATACATCAGTTAGAAGGGTATCAATATACTGACAAGATTTATTTTCTATCACTCTATGATTCGTACCGTTGGCATATTATTTCATTTTTTGGAATTATTATTTTGGGTATGGCAATTTGGCTCATTAGTAGAGTGCGACAGGAAAGAACTATTGTACCTCCTTTAGCTGTTGGTTTTTCTTTTGTTGTTATTTTGCTGTTGCTACATAATTTTGCTACACAACGTACTTTAGGCATCATTCAGAATGATTATACTTCATTTGTGGAAAGTCCATCGGCTGCTTCTCCTGTTTTGAAAGTAGTTAAGAAAGGAAGTCGTTATCAAATCTTAGATAAAAAAGATTCTTGGTATAAAGTAACAATAGATAATCAGACTGGTTATGTACGCCAACACAATACATTGATAGTTCAGTAA
- a CDS encoding NAD(P)H-dependent oxidoreductase — translation MITIISGTNRKDSVTYQMALLYQRKLKDKNVHADIIDLKELPHDFTFSALYENTGKSEGFNRLISPLKDSTKLIVVTPEYNGSFPGVIKSFLDGLEFPNGVKNKMVALVGLSSGSQGAVLATSHLADIFGYLGATILPLRARMPFIDKHFQNGEVVNDNEYAKYNDLIDLQITNILAF, via the coding sequence ATGATAACTATTATCTCTGGAACAAATAGAAAAGACTCTGTAACGTATCAAATGGCACTTTTATATCAAAGAAAATTAAAAGACAAAAATGTTCATGCTGATATAATTGATCTCAAAGAACTTCCTCACGATTTTACATTTTCAGCTCTTTATGAAAACACAGGAAAAAGCGAAGGCTTCAACAGACTTATTTCTCCTTTAAAAGATTCTACCAAACTCATCGTTGTTACTCCAGAGTATAACGGTTCTTTTCCAGGGGTTATTAAGTCATTTTTAGATGGATTAGAGTTTCCAAATGGTGTGAAAAATAAAATGGTTGCTTTAGTTGGACTTTCTTCGGGTTCGCAGGGTGCTGTTTTGGCAACAAGTCATTTGGCTGATATTTTTGGTTACTTGGGAGCAACTATTTTGCCTCTACGTGCTAGAATGCCATTTATAGACAAACATTTCCAAAATGGAGAAGTCGTTAATGATAATGAGTATGCAAAATATAATGATTTGATAGATTTACAGATTACTAATATTCTTGCTTTCTAA
- a CDS encoding patatin-like phospholipase family protein produces the protein MTAEDFTQHDIVTNLIKQLKKKGVHHKIFSDILDDEGYQYVDLVQEGGGVLGIALIGYVHVLEQMGIRFLGYAGTSVGAINTIYMAALGDRTKLKTDKMIELIANKNFIDFIDGDENAREFAIAISENEGEIHWSKLIWRGVKAFSKLWEEWGLNPGTHFYYWFTEALGKEGVYTSRHLEKAVTDLPKSLRIRKGVNHTIEGVKATISIIATDITTESKVIFPSMRSLYWKNSHLINPTNFVRASMSIPFFFTPFKVVDIPDGKRAKANWKNTVGYRGDVPKEVFFVDGGIISNFPADVFHKSHVPRLPSFGVKLGTERHQPNKVTNPFIFTQSIVESMRQIADYNFILRNPDYRQLITWIDIGNHNWIDFQLSDEDKLDLFVRGAKAAAYFLKTFDWQKYKDTRAARSPYTMLPPKDDFSIPS, from the coding sequence ATGACAGCCGAAGATTTTACTCAACACGATATAGTTACCAACCTTATCAAACAACTCAAAAAAAAAGGCGTTCATCATAAGATATTTTCTGATATTTTGGATGATGAAGGCTATCAATATGTAGATTTGGTGCAAGAAGGAGGAGGTGTTTTGGGAATTGCCTTGATTGGTTATGTACACGTTTTGGAGCAAATGGGCATTCGTTTTTTGGGGTATGCAGGAACTTCCGTAGGAGCAATAAATACAATTTATATGGCTGCTTTAGGTGACCGAACCAAGCTCAAAACGGATAAAATGATAGAACTCATTGCTAACAAAAACTTTATTGATTTTATTGATGGCGATGAAAATGCACGAGAGTTTGCCATTGCAATTAGTGAAAACGAAGGCGAAATTCATTGGAGCAAACTTATTTGGAGAGGAGTAAAAGCATTTAGTAAGCTCTGGGAAGAGTGGGGACTAAACCCTGGAACTCATTTTTATTATTGGTTTACTGAAGCTCTAGGAAAAGAAGGAGTCTATACCTCAAGACATTTAGAAAAAGCTGTTACAGACTTACCCAAATCATTACGTATCCGAAAGGGCGTAAATCACACAATTGAAGGAGTAAAAGCAACTATTTCTATTATTGCTACTGACATTACAACGGAGTCAAAAGTTATTTTTCCTTCTATGCGTTCGCTTTATTGGAAGAATAGTCATTTAATTAATCCAACCAATTTTGTACGTGCTTCGATGTCTATTCCTTTCTTTTTTACGCCTTTTAAGGTCGTAGATATTCCAGATGGAAAAAGAGCTAAAGCAAATTGGAAAAATACGGTGGGTTATAGAGGGGATGTTCCGAAAGAAGTTTTTTTTGTTGATGGTGGAATTATTTCTAATTTCCCTGCTGATGTTTTCCATAAATCCCATGTTCCACGCCTTCCTTCTTTTGGTGTAAAACTAGGAACAGAAAGACATCAACCTAACAAAGTTACTAATCCATTTATTTTTACACAGTCTATTGTAGAGTCTATGAGGCAGATTGCAGATTATAATTTCATTCTTCGAAATCCAGACTATCGCCAACTTATTACTTGGATAGACATCGGAAATCATAATTGGATAGATTTTCAACTTTCTGATGAAGATAAGTTAGACCTTTTTGTTCGTGGTGCAAAAGCAGCAGCTTATTTCCTAAAAACTTTTGACTGGCAGAAATATAAAGATACTCGGGCAGCAAGAAGTCCATATACTATGCTTCCACCAAAAGATGATTTTAGTATTCCTTCTTGA